In Acanthopagrus latus isolate v.2019 chromosome 17, fAcaLat1.1, whole genome shotgun sequence, the following are encoded in one genomic region:
- the LOC119006555 gene encoding carcinoembryonic antigen-related cell adhesion molecule 1-like isoform X2 — MEIPVIHFIVLGVITGLTKGAGVLPDGPLNAVLGGRVMFTATLTPSEKPFTTIGWTFGSRNIITFSGVNITAPEYEGRITLSMATGSLELRNLTLNDRGEYRVLIQPQGDFAKEGSTRLEVYERLTGVAITPSTNLLIERNSVSLTCNADAGSGFTRLWTKDDSDWIPTDNITLYDNNRVLSFKSLNKKDSGEYSCKIRNPVRNDEATYIMVVNYGPENVQITGPSEIHFEQTLKLTCSAESEPSASYTWTLNGTEIHNSSVFTKVITEFSDSGNYTCQAMNHITERGSSVVHQVIVTAIPEKLSCSSAGCIAGAVIACFIICVAAAGGGYYIYKEKIHNKAQPQPGRKGVEEPVYSIPLEEESQYENMKEIQLQYENMKGKEPPQTGEDPVYLVPYQYQYENTEGEEPVYLTL, encoded by the exons ATGGAAATACCTGTGATACACTTCATCGTCCTGGGAGTCATCACAG GTTTAACCAAAGGAGCTGGTGTGTTGCCAGATGGTCCTCTGAATGCAGTTCTGGGAGGGAGAGTGATGTTCACTGCAACACTGACTCCATCAGAAAAACCCTTTACAACTATTGGTTGGACATTTGGGAGCAGAAATATTATCACCTTTTCTGGTGTAAACATAACTGCACCAGAGTATGAAGGCAGGATCACCCTCTCCATGGCTACTGGGTCTCTGGAGCTCAGGAATCTGACTCTTAATGACAGAGGAGAATACAGAGTTCTCATTCAACCACAGGGAGACTTTGCAAAGGAAGGATCCACCAGACTGGAAGTTTATG agCGATTAACAGGTGTTGCCATCACACCATCAACAAACCTGCTGATTGAGAGGAACTCTGTCAGTTTAACCTGTAACGCTGATGCTGGCTCTGGTTTTACCAGACTGTGGACGAAGGATGACTCAGATTGGATTCCGACTGACAATATAACGCTTTACGACAACAACAGAGTTTTGTCGTTTAAAAGTCTGAATAAAAAAGACAGTGGAGAATATTCCTGTAAAATCAGAAATCCTGTCAGGAATGATGAAGCTACATACATCATGGTTGTTAACT ATGgaccagaaaatgttcaaatcacGGGTCCAAGTGAGATACATTTTGAACAGACCTTAAAATTAACCTGTTCTGCTGAGTCTGAACCATCTGCTAGTTACACCTGGACACTGAATGGGACAGAGATACACAATTCATCTGTGTTCACTAAAGTCATCACTGAATTTTCTGACAGTGGCAACTACACCTGTCAAGCCATGAATCATATAACTGAGAGAGGATCATCAGTGGTGCATCAAGTGATTGTAACAG CCATCCCAGAGAAATTATCATGCAGTTCGGCTGGTTGCATCGCTGGAGCAGTAATTGCATGTTTCATCATCTGTGTggcagctgctggtggagggtACTACATCTATAAAGAAAA aaTCCACAACAAAGCTCAGCCACAGCCGGGGAGAAAAG GAGTGGAAGAACCTGTGTATTCGATCCCTTTGGAAGAAGAGAGCCAATATGAGAATATGAAAG AAATACAACTTCAATATGAGAACATGAAAg GAAAAGAACCACCACAAACTG gaGAAGACCCTGTGTACTTGGTCCCTTACCAATACcaatatgaaaacactgaag GAGAAGAACCTGTGTATTTGACCCTATAA
- the LOC119006555 gene encoding carcinoembryonic antigen-related cell adhesion molecule 1-like isoform X1 translates to MEIPVIHFIVLGVITGLTKGAGVLPDGPLNAVLGGRVMFTATLTPSEKPFTTIGWTFGSRNIITFSGVNITAPEYEGRITLSMATGSLELRNLTLNDRGEYRVLIQPQGDFAKEGSTRLEVYERLTGVAITPSTNLLIERNSVSLTCNADAGSGFTRLWTKDDSDWIPTDNITLYDNNRVLSFKSLNKKDSGEYSCKIRNPVRNDEATYIMVVNYGPENVQITGPSEIHFEQTLKLTCSAESEPSASYTWTLNGTEIHNSSVFTKVITEFSDSGNYTCQAMNHITERGSSVVHQVIVTAIPEKLSCSSAGCIAGAVIACFIICVAAAGGGYYIYKEKIHNKAQPQPGRKGVEEPVYSIPLEEESQYENMKEIQLQYENMKGKEPPQTGEDPVYLVPYQYQYENTEGVFLTHCFDLENRVMYFYVIFYYTVY, encoded by the exons ATGGAAATACCTGTGATACACTTCATCGTCCTGGGAGTCATCACAG GTTTAACCAAAGGAGCTGGTGTGTTGCCAGATGGTCCTCTGAATGCAGTTCTGGGAGGGAGAGTGATGTTCACTGCAACACTGACTCCATCAGAAAAACCCTTTACAACTATTGGTTGGACATTTGGGAGCAGAAATATTATCACCTTTTCTGGTGTAAACATAACTGCACCAGAGTATGAAGGCAGGATCACCCTCTCCATGGCTACTGGGTCTCTGGAGCTCAGGAATCTGACTCTTAATGACAGAGGAGAATACAGAGTTCTCATTCAACCACAGGGAGACTTTGCAAAGGAAGGATCCACCAGACTGGAAGTTTATG agCGATTAACAGGTGTTGCCATCACACCATCAACAAACCTGCTGATTGAGAGGAACTCTGTCAGTTTAACCTGTAACGCTGATGCTGGCTCTGGTTTTACCAGACTGTGGACGAAGGATGACTCAGATTGGATTCCGACTGACAATATAACGCTTTACGACAACAACAGAGTTTTGTCGTTTAAAAGTCTGAATAAAAAAGACAGTGGAGAATATTCCTGTAAAATCAGAAATCCTGTCAGGAATGATGAAGCTACATACATCATGGTTGTTAACT ATGgaccagaaaatgttcaaatcacGGGTCCAAGTGAGATACATTTTGAACAGACCTTAAAATTAACCTGTTCTGCTGAGTCTGAACCATCTGCTAGTTACACCTGGACACTGAATGGGACAGAGATACACAATTCATCTGTGTTCACTAAAGTCATCACTGAATTTTCTGACAGTGGCAACTACACCTGTCAAGCCATGAATCATATAACTGAGAGAGGATCATCAGTGGTGCATCAAGTGATTGTAACAG CCATCCCAGAGAAATTATCATGCAGTTCGGCTGGTTGCATCGCTGGAGCAGTAATTGCATGTTTCATCATCTGTGTggcagctgctggtggagggtACTACATCTATAAAGAAAA aaTCCACAACAAAGCTCAGCCACAGCCGGGGAGAAAAG GAGTGGAAGAACCTGTGTATTCGATCCCTTTGGAAGAAGAGAGCCAATATGAGAATATGAAAG AAATACAACTTCAATATGAGAACATGAAAg GAAAAGAACCACCACAAACTG gaGAAGACCCTGTGTACTTGGTCCCTTACCAATACcaatatgaaaacactgaaggtGTGTTCTTAACTCATTGCTTTGATTTAGAGAATAGGgtcatgtatttttatgttatattttattatactgtatactaA